Within Spinacia oleracea cultivar Varoflay chromosome 4, BTI_SOV_V1, whole genome shotgun sequence, the genomic segment TGGAATTGAACTCTATCGCTTTCTTGTTTGATGGACGTCGACTTCGAGCCGAGCAGACTCCTGACGAGGTTCTTTCTTCTTCATTCCTCTTTCTTTTTCTGTATCACATACCTTGGGTTGATTGTCTATGCGAAATTTTCACATCTTCTAGGCCTTAGTCCGAACAGTAGGATTATCTCCAGATATCTTTCTTTGCTCGCTTTCCTCTATTAATAGTTTCTCTTATTGAATGTCTTGCAACAGTTGGAAATGGAGGATGGTGATGAGATAGACGCTATGCTTCATCAGACTGGAGGTGCTATGATCTAGTTTTTGTTGTTGTGTGCTTGTGTCTCAGGCTTACtaggatgaaaattttaggttaTTTCTGCGATTGGCTTTCTGAAAAAGACCATGTCTAAAACTTTATTGTAACTTGGATCCAGTCTATTTTGAAACCTAGTTGCTCCGTCTGAGCTCTGTTTGTCTGCGTGACTTGATGCTTAGTATGTCATTACCTGTTTGGGCTGTCGTCCCAAATCACAACTTATTAGTATCTCAACTTGTCGTACTTGGAAACCATTTTGTATATTCTTATTATCTTGTGGCTTTGGAACCAATGTTATTCTTTGTTGCCTGATGAAGTATCCAGGGTTGTTATAGACGCTCTCATAGTTTGATTTCGATTATAATTTATCTCGATCTAACCCCATCAGTATACTATGCTTGAAACTTGATTTGTTTTGCCAATGGCTTGAGCTCAGTTGAAGCTTGATTACATTGTGAGTGGGTTAACTTCACAGGTTCCCAATATACATAATAACTGATCCTGTTTGACCATTATTCCTATTGCTTTAGGTTTTGCAGTTATCTAGTTTGACAGTCATTTGGGTTTGCAGGACTTGCAACATTTACTCTTACCTAGATTTTCATCAGCCTCGTCAAGATTAGTCAAGAAACTCTTTTATCAACAGTGGTGAAGAAATTTCATTCACTGCTGTATTTATATATCAAAATATCCCTCATGTTTTCCCCAAAGTTTAAGAAATATCCTCGTGTTTGTTCCAAGATTCGTAAATTCATCCCCGTTATAAAGAAAGCTGTTTCTTAACCCGGCCCTTGCCAATGGAACTGCCAAAATAGGTCTATCGGGTTGTGTCTGTGTCGGGTCATTTtgggtctcgggtcatgatcaggtcgTGTTACTTAATAACTCGGGTGCAGGTCAGGTCATGTCGGGTTTTTTCCCCTTTCGGGTACAAGACGGGTTCGAGTTGAGTCATGTTCGTGTTTGAATCGGGTTTGTAGCAGTTAATCTTGGGTTTGTAGTCAAGTTCGGATTCaataatttttagggtcgtttaAAATTTAGGTTGGGTTCACTCTCGGATCCGGGTTAAGATCATAACTGATTTGGTCATCTCAAAGTATTCAAGCGTACAATATTCACTCCACAAGTCGAGTCACTAACATGTTATGCGATAAAAATAAGATTAAGGTCATTGTCAGGTCGGATATCGAATCGGGTTCAGATCATTATTCcggtcgggtcagttcggttatcgTTCATCTCTCGGTTAGTCTCGGCATCAGGTTAAAGTCGATTATCGATCTTTTCGAATCGGGTAACCAAAATTTCGGGTCATAATCGATTAAGGATTCGATCGATTCAGGTCGATTTATCAGGTCGGATCAGTTTTTTAAATCTCTACGCCAATGGCCAACTTTAGTTCTACGAAAACTTGACCCCAAAATGACGGTACTTTCTAGAATGCAAGCAAGGCCACAAAATAATTGTAACCCCTCTCACACTATATGGGCCTCATCCCAATTACTCATTAACTTCATCCTAGCCACCAAAATCCTGTACCCCTCTCAGAAAAGCACAACAGAAACAGAGTAGTGAGTGATCTTTTACTCTATCCCCAACTCTTCCCTCTCACTCTTTAAGTTTATAAGAAATTTAATTTACCGCTGTATAATATCCAAAAACCCCCTCATGTTTTTCCAGAATTTATGAAATATCCTCATGTTTGTTCCCAGATCGGTAAAAACATCCCTGTTATGTACAAAACTTTCTGAAACCAGTAGCCTTCGCCACTGGCCAGCACTAGTTCCACGAAAACTTGGCCCGGAATTGACTGTACTTTCTGGAATGCAAGCACGGCCACAAAATAATTGTAATACTCTCACTATGTGGGCCTTATACCAACTTGGGTTGGCGTAAGTGGTTAAAAGGCTATTGCTTCTTAACTAAGGTATCAGGTTTGAGTCTTAACTAAGTTATCGGGTTTGAGTCTTAACTAAGGTATCGGGTTTGAGTCTTAGGTACGGAAAAAATCTACAACATCGagatacccatgcaaactcatagattagtccactcgccgaaggcgATGGAACTCCTAGCcgtaaaacaaacaaaaaataaaaataaaaataaaataaaattgtgggCCTTATCCCAATCACTCATTATTCATTAACTTCATCTTAGCCACCAAAATCCTTTACCCCTCAAAAAGCCCAAGAGAAACAGAATAGTGAGTGATCTTTTACTCTATCCCCAACTTCCCCTCTCACACTCACCAGTCACCTCCCATGGCTACCACATCCACCACCACCTCCCTCTTCTACCCCCACCCTTCCATCAAACCCTCTTCTACTACTTCCTCACCTCCTACCCTTCTCCCTTTCCTATCCCCTCGAACGCGCCGTACCACTAGAATCATGGTCACAGGTATTGAGATAATATCAATATAAAGGATAATGTATCCTTTATATTATTACTAATTATGTAAATATATTTAACATATTAGTGGTAGATTTGATTATATAATATCTTCTAATTATGTACAATATCTTTGTTATTAGACTTCCTAGGCGATTTCGGAGCCAGAGATCCATTCCCAGAAGAACTAGAGAGCAACTTCGGCGAAAAAGTCCTAGGAAACATGAGCACTGAACATAAGATTCTCATTCCTCAAGCTATAGCTCTTGCTCTTTCGCAACAGTCATGTATTCCTGTCTCTCCTACTGATACTCCCTTGTCTAAGGATGATGCTAAGCAGCTCCTCTTCAAGGTTATCGGGTGGCGATTACTCGAAAACGAACAAGAAGATGGTAAAACTGTGTTGAAGTTGACATGTTTGTGGAAGTTGAAGGATGTTGAAGCTGGGGTTGAGTTGAAAGATAGGATTTCTAAGGTTGTTGAAAGTGCAGGGCATTCTCTTGTGTTTCAGCAAGAGGATAATAAGGTGACTGCTGTTTTGTGGACTCAGATTATTGGTGGTTTGAGTATTAATGATTTTATTGTTGCTGCTAAGATTGATGAGGTTAACATCTCTGATCTTCTTCCTAGAAAGAGATCTTGggcttaattttattttttttgttatcgAATATTGTACTAGGAATTTGGTTCCATTTTGTTTCGTAATCCCAATTTTGATATATTTACATTAGTTGCGTTATATAAGTTTCAGAATGTTCAACCAAATGGCATATTATGTTCCTATACTCAGAAACTTGTATTATTGTAGATTGGGTAAAACCTGACACCTATTACGCTATCAATTTTGCTCCTAATCGTAAATGTGGCTCGGGAtgaatgtatttttttttagttgatcttggtgtttgggctcccaattgatattcaattgggccactaaatccaaagcccaatggctctaaacaacaacatcaaacctaccacaatggctattcagccatccattaaggcccaaagcccaatagcaataaatgacctatgggcatttattatgcaaacactataagtaggccgccaaggctcacacctcaaggtacgtccaatttattgccttaagactactcttctagagaacttctctctagaatccgagcatcattcttacttaggcatcggaggggctttcctcggaaacaccccgaggctagtgactttactcttgtgcaggtgaattcggactcgactcattcatgcaagcaagatcttcaacacacacgaaagggccttcattcgaaacccattgtttccatctttacaacaccggaacacttGATATTCTCTTCTTTAAAGGACATATTTTTAATCAATTTTGAGCTTACTTCAACTAGAGTCACTCAAGTTTTGTCCCTGGAAATTACAATCAAAGAACCATTAGTCCATTACACATTATTTTTAAGCTCCGTTCTAttagacttattttgactgaacttatattatttgaacttatctgaacttaactgaacttaactaaacttatctgaatttattttatttgaaaataacttattttgtctgaaataaacttatttgtgtatgaaaatgtctgaaaaaaacttatttttgttgaacttaactgaacctattttgtctgaaataagtcaaaataagtcgaacagaacatagCCTAAAGGAGGGTTTTGCAATTAAAAGGAATCTTCTTATGTAACAACTAATGACTACCTACtgaatgtaaaaaaaaaaaaaaaaaaaaaaaaaactaacgaCTACCTATAACTTTCACAAAACGACTACCTACtgaatgtcaaaaaaaaaaaaaaaaaacgactaCCTATGactttcacaaaatatttagatTTTAATACGATACGGAAGTTGGATGTATATGATAGTCATGGAGTCATGGGGTACTAAAAATTTGATAAGGTGCTAGGTTAACGGCTTAGTTGGTTAAAGTCATGTGAGTAATACCTATGAGGCTATGACATAAGATCGAATCCCGTCTATATCATTTGTCTTTGTAAATCTTTCTGCACAAAAGTTAGATGATAATCTGTAGGAGTAATTATATGTTTCATTTGGTTAGATTGTGAGGAACACGTTATCATCCATCAAATATAATTTGGGTAGAAAAATCCATTTCAATTTCATTAGAATAAGGAATTTGATGTCAATGTTTAAAAATGCGATCTTCTTACcttaaaagttaaaataattacaaaaaaaaacaaagaggcAGGTAATGTTTTTGTTAAGTAGGCATATAAATCATAATTGTTGTGATTTTATACCATATTTAcataatgattttaattttcataGTCAACAGATAACTTACCCTATTCCCACTTCACCTAAAAATCTCGTGTATAAAAGCTGCATCACATTTTATTGTCGAGATTTgaataaagaaaagaaaacgcATCTTAAAAACGTGTTAATGTTAACAACTCCAATTTCAGAAATCAGAACCTAGCatgcttatttttaacaaaGAGTAAATCTTATCATTTTTGCTTTATCTagctattttttattttttttattacttctTACTATCCCTCCTTTAAGATTGCCCCGTTACAATTTTTAATAAAGTGTTACATAGTACTCCGTAGTAAGAAATTATGACCAATATATTTCTACtttctccgtcttttaatactcgcaacgtttgttagtttcacgcatgccaatgcacaactttgatcatttatattttaaattctctttacacaaaaattataaaaagttgatattttgaaaatatacattaaggcgaatctaacaagatctcacatgactatgttttatcttatataaaaaacactacgaatagtcaaagtagattatatgaatagtgacaaaagtccaaacgttacgagtattaaaaaacggaggaagtattatataAGTCAACTTATAAGATGaccttaataaaagaaaaaaatcattttcattgttttaaaataattttaaaaataatcaaCACATATCATATTATGTTTTTTGATATCAATTCTGATTCACGATCAATTCTGATTCACAATCAATTCTGATTCACAAGAAAGAACAGTTGAGATTTGTGAAACCAAAATATTACATTTCAGACATATCCAGCATTTTAGCAAAAAAAATTCTCTATACACTACTGTAGCACAAACTCTTAATTACTTCCGGTATAcaataaaatattataaaacaGATGTAAAATCatctcaaaatgcttaaaagttatcccaatataatgtaaaagttatttaatGTATTATATAATGATAACCTTTTTCTTTATAGTAAAAAATGTCCTTTCAAAATCACTCATACatattgttccggtgttgtaaagatggaaacaatgggcttcgaatgaaggcccttttgtatgtgttgaagatcttgcttgtttgaatgagtggagtccgaattcacctgcacaagagcaaagtcactggcctcgggggtgtttccgaggaaagcccctccgatgcctaagtaagaatgatgctcggattctagagagaagttctctagaagagtagtcttaaggcgataaattggacgtaccttgaggtgtgagccttggcggcctatttatagtgtttgcataataaatgcccataggtcacttattgttattgggccttgggccttaatggatggctgaatagccattggtaggtttgatgttgttgtttagagccattgggctttggacttagtggcccaattgagaatcaattgggagcccaaacaacatgccccccagacccggtccatttagaattaaatgggtgggtttccagctgtcagaagtccgaaagttccctctcttttttgaaaagggatgatttgcattgatgacaagtgttgggaattGTACTGTGtcatggagatcgtgggtttgaggaagttgatgcgccctttcactagtggaaaaagggtcatttgcatcgcacttttaagcacatttgcgtcgcacatcgtgcgtggcaaaagctctcgacgcaaatgactaaaagtcatttgcgtcgcacatttgtgcgacgcaaatgaaccttatttgcgtcgcacatttagctaatgtgcgacgcaaataacttttcaggcatggtgctgaaaagtcatttgcaacgcacattagctaaatgtgcgacgcaaataaggttcatttgcaacgcacatttagctaatgtgcgttgcaaatgacttttcagcaccatgcctgaaaagttatttgcgtcgcacattagctaaatgtgcgacgcaaatagctttttaggcatggtgctgaaaagtcatttgcaacgcacattagctaaatgtgcgttgcaaatgacaattttagcgccaaaaaattaagtcatttgcctcgcacattgagctaacgtgcgttgcaaatgacttattttttttaaaaaaatattcgttttttaatattttagttggaaattccgacatgatcgtctttgaaattagacgcttcattcccaataccgggaatacatttataattaatacctgtcactaaagtttacaacgtaattaacgttcccaataaaaggcaattaaattcgtcatagatcgatcaaccaacatgttacaacaaacataaaattattacaacaaaggtacgtagctagctagagatcaagttcatattacaaattaagctaaaaattcgacattgttcatgaagtaatctgcccaaaaatctttcacctcattaatctcctccggtgaatagggcaatgttcttgaaaaatcctaaaaaagtgtaaataattcaatttatcaacgattgatcaatataatagttttgtgtacttcaatttattatataaagtacgtagtttatgagaacataccttagtaagatcttgactattaccatgattcattattatgtcgtacataaaacgcatgacgtagtagccacaatctagtgatcccggttgttgagcacactaaatgcattaaaataaataacacaagtaaaatttctatcacattgtatgttataattttgaaaaacttatttcttaggtaaataataaactaattatatatatatatacctgtgctggaatccatgttaatttagttcccttagattgtccacctagtctcttgtaactccgaaaagcactacacattcgataaaatatgcaattatatatactttgtttacacatgtaaatgcaaagaatattttacatgtaagtgcaattatatactttatttacacatgtaaatacaattatatacgtagtagtcacatttaaggctaattgggtcgttctaggtcatttttaggcaaaaatgatgttttcgaacccaactttgaaccaaagaacctaaggaatgttttcaaacttattacacgtctcatatgcatagttataactttctaaggccctttacaatctattatttcacatttaaggctatttgggtcgtcctaggtcatttttaggcaaaaatgatgttttcgaacccaactttgaaccaaagaacctaaggaatgttttcaaacttattacacgtctcatatgcatagttataactttctaagtccctttacaatctattatttcacatttaaggctaattgggtcgtcctaggtcatttttaggcaaaaatgatgttttcgaacccaactttgaaccaaagaacctaaggaatgttttcaaacttattacacgtctcatatgcatagttataactttctaaggccctttacaatctattatttcacatttaaggctatttgggtcgtcctaggtcatttttaggcaaaaatgatgttttcgaacccaactttgaaccaaagaacctaaggaatgttttcaaacttattacacgtctcatatgcatagttataactttctaagtccctttacaatctattatttcacatttaaggctaattgggtcgtcctaggtcatttttaggcaaaaatgatgttttcgaacccaactttgaaccaaagaacctaaggaatgttttcaaacttattacacgtctcatatgcatagttataactttctaaggccctttacaatctattatttcacatttaaggctatttgggtcgtcctaggtcatttttaggcaaaaatgatgttttcgaacccaactttgaaccaaagaacctaaggaatgttttcaaacttattacacgtctcatatgcatagttataactttctaagtccctttacaatctattatttcacatttaaggctatttgggtcgtcctaggtcatttttaggcaaaaatgatgttttcgaacccaactttgaaccaaagaacctaaggaatgttttcaaacttattacacgtctcatatgcatagttataactttctaagtccctttacaatctattatttcacatttaaggctatttgggtcgtcctaggtcatttttaggcaaaaatgatgttttcgaacccaactttgaactaaagaacctaaggcaaaaattttggcaaaaatggcattttcatatgcatactttacttacttgtttagtggctccttaatcatcaaatttctcttcttctgttgagaatcaaatatgtagacctcacgtttagacaagcaaagaactaaaagcatccagtgactcctacatacaaacaataaacgtatgtagttagaaaaaaaaaagttaaatttataacaatcaattaaaaacgaagttcaaagtaattttcatacttttcgtagtatggacataagatgaatgtcttagaactaagtgcactcatggacctcgtgatgtacaatagaattcgatctgcatcggactttaacatggtggccgagatcatctccgggcacatgaatccaatactattggggtgacaatcatcgtgaaaacacaactcactcaaagccctataatatagagtgtaagaacgttaagacaatcataaaaatcaaatttaggggcaaaatatgaatttaggtaactcacgtagcaaaaacttgtattattgatatattgagccatgctcccgagagaagttgatcggtgtcttcaacggtgacactaatttcaaagtccttttccatattgaatgtccttttagtgcaatgtaccttaacgtgctccccttcttttaatc encodes:
- the LOC110788713 gene encoding probable pterin-4-alpha-carbinolamine dehydratase, chloroplastic, yielding MATTSTTTSLFYPHPSIKPSSTTSSPPTLLPFLSPRTRRTTRIMVTDFLGDFGARDPFPEELESNFGEKVLGNMSTEHKILIPQAIALALSQQSCIPVSPTDTPLSKDDAKQLLFKVIGWRLLENEQEDGKTVLKLTCLWKLKDVEAGVELKDRISKVVESAGHSLVFQQEDNKVTAVLWTQIIGGLSINDFIVAAKIDEVNISDLLPRKRSWA
- the LOC130459783 gene encoding ubiquitin-like-specific protease 1 produces the protein MKTMMLGLKEGEHVKVHCTKRTFNMEKDFEISVTVEDTDQLLSGAWLNISIIQVFATALSELCFHDDCHPNSIGFMCPEMISATMLKSDADRILLYITRSMSALSSKTFILCPYYEKSHWMLLVLCLSKREVYIFDSQQKKRNLMIKEPLNNAFRSYKRLGGQSKGTKLTWIPAQCAQQPGSLDCGYYVMRFMYDIIMNHGNSQDLTKDFSRTLPYSPEEINEVKDFWADYFMNNVEFLA